The following coding sequences lie in one Ctenopharyngodon idella isolate HZGC_01 chromosome 11, HZGC01, whole genome shotgun sequence genomic window:
- the zc3h11a gene encoding zinc finger CCCH domain-containing protein 11A isoform X1, with protein MTMQGDDCYFFYYSTCTKGDNCPFRHCEAAMGSETVCNLWQEQRCFRNICKFRHMEIKKNRKEIACYWENQPAGCQKPHCAFHHEKPRIIDGNYFAPDKGQAVRKEKEEIPHEDQVNQIPAPTANPTNPQLRGVIRTETQENVPSPTHPPVVINPVDDDDEDDQFSEEGDESLGGSPRKLITSKNDPMNFGIQTLEEIRLRKALMANLKRSGQSTMQSSDQNNATAIEKENIQSLSHLEVNNARNDLSSNEIGKRKITDRLGKRILKRDGPVEEELPLKRSLAERLGATVESSTDVLPQKAQKPVRERLGLSADMPSTNSEPKSSRDIRIKTLEEIRQEKAARNLNASKVVCVVKEASKKEPSPPKKSVKHAGGPPVKTFSEILHEKKKMQEKKVQEVNTTVKSPEGSEGPSSAGAAVKAPVEAGEVRVKTLEEIRREKAARMQAQLQESADDKTPTSSEAESSGPPKRRILRINKSSPAANIVDQAKPDTSEKKLEPATETNGKGEPSGETVKVKTFEEIMREKRLRKLQEEQVTSTNQKDAAPAASPPASESSAQPQTTVRQRIALKPKTSPLPAAVVPQKSSPEPSRESTPSSNTPKPSTSPVIPVQLAEGTIQTVETKVKPKVNVKPSVMKPAAQSTQKRRAAKVHSAVAEVKPLNAACHTPSSLVIPNKRLKVASPTSLTDVQSDTQQVPSNTEDIQMVPTSCLEPASTTSAETVAVPQSPVIRTPSVQRSRRSSTTSGRAPAVTSSSMDDFEDLLDEFTDDRLEDDLELDSGKGEDDLLLELSEMIDS; from the exons ATGACCATGCAAGGAGATGACTGCTACTTCTTCTACTATTCCACCTGTACTAAG GGTGACAACTGTCCTTTTCGACACTGCGAAGCTGCCATGGGTAGCGAGACGGTGTGCAACCTGTGGCAGGAGCAGAGGTGCTTCCGTAACATCTGCAAGTTTCGCCATATGGAAATAAAG AAAAACCGCAAAGAAATTGCATGCTATTGGGAGAACCAGCCAGCTGGTTGCCAGAAACCTCACTGTGCTTTTCATCATGAGAAGCCACGTATTATTGATGGAAATTATTTTGCCCCAGACAAAG GGCAAGCAGTGCGAAAGGAGAAAGAAGAGATCCCACATGAGGACCAAGTCAACCAAATCCCTGCGCCCACTGCAAACCCCACTAATCCACAGCTTAGAGGGGTCATTAGAACTGAGACCCAGGAGAATGTCCCCAGCCCTACCCATCCACCAGTGGTCATCAACCCtgtggatgatgatgatgaggatg ATCAGTTCTCAGAGGAAGGAGATGAATCTCTTGGAGGCTCACCCCGGAAACTGATCACAAGTAAAA ATGATCCGATGAACTTTGGTATCCAGACACTGGAGGAGATCAGATTGAGGAAAGCACTTATGGCCAATCTAAAGAGATCTG ggCAGTCCACCATGCAGAGCTCTGACCAAAATAATGCAACTGCTATTGAAAAGGAAAACATCCAGTCTCTCTCCCATCTGGAAGTTAATAATGCCAGGAACG ATTTGTCTAGTAATGAaattggaaaaagaaaaattacagACAGACTTGGGAAAAGAATTTTGAAAAGAG ATGGTCCTGTGGAAGAAGAGTTACCTTTGAAGCGAAGCCTTGCTGAACGTCTTGGTGCAACTGTTGAATCCTCCACAGACGTGCTACCACAGAAAG CTCAGAAACCAGTGCGAGAAAGACTTGGATTGAGCGCCGACATGCCTAGCACCAAcagtgagccaaaatcatccaGAGACATACGTATAAAAACCCTTGAGGAGATTCGGCAAGAGAAGGCAGCCAGAAACCTCAATGCAAGTAaagttgtgtgtgttgtgaaaGAAGCATCGAAGAAGGAGCCGAGCCCTCCTAAGAAAAGTGTCAAACATGCTGGCGGACCACCAGTTAAGACTTTTTCTGAAATCCTTcacgaaaagaaaaaaatgcaggaGAAAAAAGTCCAGGAAGTGAACACAACTGTCAAAAGTCCAGAGGGGAGTGAAGGACCTTCCTCTGCAGGAGCTGCAGTCAAGGCCCCTGTGGAAGCTGGGGAGGTACGTGTTAAAACCCTGGAGGAAATACGCAGAGAGAAGGCAGCAAGGATGCAAGCACAACTTCAAGAGAGTGCAGATGACAAGACCCCAACCTCTAGTGAAGCAGAGTCAAGTGGACCTCCAAAGAGGCGCATTCTGCGTATTAATAAAAGCTCAC cagcagCAAACATTGTAGATCAGGCAAAACCAGACACGTCTGAAAAGAAACTGGAACCTGCTACAGAG ACAAATGGAAAAGGTGAACCTTCCGGTGAGACTGTTAAAGTGAAGACGTTTGAGGAGATCATGCGAGAAAAGAGACTCCGCAAGCTGCAGGAGGAGCAAGTCACCTCCACCAACCAGAAAGACGCAGCACCTGCTGCCTCACCGCCAGCATCTGAATCCTCTGCCCAGCCTCAGACCACAGTGAGACAGAGGATCGCCCTCAAACCCAAGACCTCTCCGCTCCCTGCTGCTGTAGTGCCCCAGAAAAGCTCCCCCGAGCCGTCCAGAGAAAGTACTCCATCGTCGAACACACCAAAGCCCTCGACCTCTCCCGTGATTCCTGTTCAGCTAGCCGAAGGAACCATTCAAACGGTGGAGACCAAGG TGAAGCCCAAGGTGAATGTAAAGCCATCAGTAATGAAGCCGGCCGCCCAGTCCACCCAAAAGAGGAGAGCTGCAAAAGTTCACTCTGCTGTTGCTGAAGTGAAACCTCTTAATGCTGCCTGTCACACACCTTCCTCGCTGGTTATTCCTAACAAGCGCCTTAAG GTGGCGTCACCAACCTCTCTGACAGATGTTCAGTCCGACACTCAGCAGGTGCCCTCCAACACCGAGGACATTCAAATGGTGCCTACGAGCTGCCTTGAGCCTGCCAGCACTACATCAGCTGAGACTGTTGCAGTCCCCCAAAG CCCTGTGATCAGAACACCCAGTGTGCAGCGCTCTCGCCGGTCCAGCACCACTTCTGGTCGTGCTCCTGCTGTTACCAGTTCATCGATGGATGACTTTGAAGACCTGTTAGATGAATTTACTGATGATCGGCTTGAGGATGACTTGGAATTGGATTCGGGCAAGGGAGAAGACGACCTTCTTTTAGAACTCTCAGAGATGATTGACAGTTAA
- the zc3h11a gene encoding zinc finger CCCH domain-containing protein 11A isoform X2, translating to MTMQGDDCYFFYYSTCTKGDNCPFRHCEAAMGSETVCNLWQEQRCFRNICKFRHMEIKKNRKEIACYWENQPAGCQKPHCAFHHEKPRIIDGNYFAPDKGQAVRKEKEEIPHEDQVNQIPAPTANPTNPQLRGVIRTETQENVPSPTHPPVVINPVDDDDEDDQFSEEGDESLGGSPRKLITSKNDPMNFGIQTLEEIRLRKALMANLKRSGQSTMQSSDQNNATAIEKENIQSLSHLEVNNARNDLSSNEIGKRKITDRLGKRILKRDGPVEEELPLKRSLAERLGATVESSTDVLPQKAQKPVRERLGLSADMPSTNSEPKSSRDIRIKTLEEIRQEKAARNLNASKVVCVVKEASKKEPSPPKKSVKHAGGPPVKTFSEILHEKKKMQEKKVQEVNTTVKSPEGSEGPSSAGAAVKAPVEAGEVRVKTLEEIRREKAARMQAQLQESADDKTPTSSEAESSGPPKRRILRINKSSPANIVDQAKPDTSEKKLEPATETNGKGEPSGETVKVKTFEEIMREKRLRKLQEEQVTSTNQKDAAPAASPPASESSAQPQTTVRQRIALKPKTSPLPAAVVPQKSSPEPSRESTPSSNTPKPSTSPVIPVQLAEGTIQTVETKVKPKVNVKPSVMKPAAQSTQKRRAAKVHSAVAEVKPLNAACHTPSSLVIPNKRLKVASPTSLTDVQSDTQQVPSNTEDIQMVPTSCLEPASTTSAETVAVPQSPVIRTPSVQRSRRSSTTSGRAPAVTSSSMDDFEDLLDEFTDDRLEDDLELDSGKGEDDLLLELSEMIDS from the exons ATGACCATGCAAGGAGATGACTGCTACTTCTTCTACTATTCCACCTGTACTAAG GGTGACAACTGTCCTTTTCGACACTGCGAAGCTGCCATGGGTAGCGAGACGGTGTGCAACCTGTGGCAGGAGCAGAGGTGCTTCCGTAACATCTGCAAGTTTCGCCATATGGAAATAAAG AAAAACCGCAAAGAAATTGCATGCTATTGGGAGAACCAGCCAGCTGGTTGCCAGAAACCTCACTGTGCTTTTCATCATGAGAAGCCACGTATTATTGATGGAAATTATTTTGCCCCAGACAAAG GGCAAGCAGTGCGAAAGGAGAAAGAAGAGATCCCACATGAGGACCAAGTCAACCAAATCCCTGCGCCCACTGCAAACCCCACTAATCCACAGCTTAGAGGGGTCATTAGAACTGAGACCCAGGAGAATGTCCCCAGCCCTACCCATCCACCAGTGGTCATCAACCCtgtggatgatgatgatgaggatg ATCAGTTCTCAGAGGAAGGAGATGAATCTCTTGGAGGCTCACCCCGGAAACTGATCACAAGTAAAA ATGATCCGATGAACTTTGGTATCCAGACACTGGAGGAGATCAGATTGAGGAAAGCACTTATGGCCAATCTAAAGAGATCTG ggCAGTCCACCATGCAGAGCTCTGACCAAAATAATGCAACTGCTATTGAAAAGGAAAACATCCAGTCTCTCTCCCATCTGGAAGTTAATAATGCCAGGAACG ATTTGTCTAGTAATGAaattggaaaaagaaaaattacagACAGACTTGGGAAAAGAATTTTGAAAAGAG ATGGTCCTGTGGAAGAAGAGTTACCTTTGAAGCGAAGCCTTGCTGAACGTCTTGGTGCAACTGTTGAATCCTCCACAGACGTGCTACCACAGAAAG CTCAGAAACCAGTGCGAGAAAGACTTGGATTGAGCGCCGACATGCCTAGCACCAAcagtgagccaaaatcatccaGAGACATACGTATAAAAACCCTTGAGGAGATTCGGCAAGAGAAGGCAGCCAGAAACCTCAATGCAAGTAaagttgtgtgtgttgtgaaaGAAGCATCGAAGAAGGAGCCGAGCCCTCCTAAGAAAAGTGTCAAACATGCTGGCGGACCACCAGTTAAGACTTTTTCTGAAATCCTTcacgaaaagaaaaaaatgcaggaGAAAAAAGTCCAGGAAGTGAACACAACTGTCAAAAGTCCAGAGGGGAGTGAAGGACCTTCCTCTGCAGGAGCTGCAGTCAAGGCCCCTGTGGAAGCTGGGGAGGTACGTGTTAAAACCCTGGAGGAAATACGCAGAGAGAAGGCAGCAAGGATGCAAGCACAACTTCAAGAGAGTGCAGATGACAAGACCCCAACCTCTAGTGAAGCAGAGTCAAGTGGACCTCCAAAGAGGCGCATTCTGCGTATTAATAAAAGCTCAC cagCAAACATTGTAGATCAGGCAAAACCAGACACGTCTGAAAAGAAACTGGAACCTGCTACAGAG ACAAATGGAAAAGGTGAACCTTCCGGTGAGACTGTTAAAGTGAAGACGTTTGAGGAGATCATGCGAGAAAAGAGACTCCGCAAGCTGCAGGAGGAGCAAGTCACCTCCACCAACCAGAAAGACGCAGCACCTGCTGCCTCACCGCCAGCATCTGAATCCTCTGCCCAGCCTCAGACCACAGTGAGACAGAGGATCGCCCTCAAACCCAAGACCTCTCCGCTCCCTGCTGCTGTAGTGCCCCAGAAAAGCTCCCCCGAGCCGTCCAGAGAAAGTACTCCATCGTCGAACACACCAAAGCCCTCGACCTCTCCCGTGATTCCTGTTCAGCTAGCCGAAGGAACCATTCAAACGGTGGAGACCAAGG TGAAGCCCAAGGTGAATGTAAAGCCATCAGTAATGAAGCCGGCCGCCCAGTCCACCCAAAAGAGGAGAGCTGCAAAAGTTCACTCTGCTGTTGCTGAAGTGAAACCTCTTAATGCTGCCTGTCACACACCTTCCTCGCTGGTTATTCCTAACAAGCGCCTTAAG GTGGCGTCACCAACCTCTCTGACAGATGTTCAGTCCGACACTCAGCAGGTGCCCTCCAACACCGAGGACATTCAAATGGTGCCTACGAGCTGCCTTGAGCCTGCCAGCACTACATCAGCTGAGACTGTTGCAGTCCCCCAAAG CCCTGTGATCAGAACACCCAGTGTGCAGCGCTCTCGCCGGTCCAGCACCACTTCTGGTCGTGCTCCTGCTGTTACCAGTTCATCGATGGATGACTTTGAAGACCTGTTAGATGAATTTACTGATGATCGGCTTGAGGATGACTTGGAATTGGATTCGGGCAAGGGAGAAGACGACCTTCTTTTAGAACTCTCAGAGATGATTGACAGTTAA
- the maf1a gene encoding repressor of RNA polymerase III transcription MAF1 homolog, with protein sequence MKLLENSSFEAINSLLTIETGDCKIIGRIESYSCKMAGDDKQMFKQFCQEGQPHVLEALSPPQSSGISPNKLSQSLDDGEGPLSDKCSRKTLFYLIATLNESFRPDYDFSRTKGHDFSKEPSVNWVFNAVNSSLSAAAGEAYSHLQPQLWEALDKEISLAECDIYSYNPDLDSDPYGEEGNLWSFNYFFYNKRLKRIVFFTCRSVSLFMAPRDSGIGTELDLELDEGSYEEEEEGNMDEERYGALCA encoded by the exons ATGAAGCTCCTGGAAAACTCAAGTTTTGAGGCCATAAACAGTCTGCTCACTATTGAAACGGGAGACTGCAAGATAATTGGACG CATTGAGAGCTACTCCTGTAAGATGGCTGGTGATGACAAGCAGATGTTTAAGCAGTTTTGCCAGGAGGGGCAGCCGCACGTGCTGGAAGCTCTGTCTCCTCCACAGAGCTCTGGAATCAGCCCCAACAA ACTGAGTCAGAGTTTGGATGATGGGGAGGGTCCTCTCTCAGATAAGTGCAGCAGAAAGACTCTCTTTTATTTGATCGCCACTCTCAATGAATCCTTCCGGCCAGACTATGACTTCAGTCGCACCAAAGGCCATGATTTCAGCAAGGAGCCCAGTGTTAATTGG GTGTTTAATGCAGTGAACAGCAGTTTGTCTGCCGCTGCGGGTGAGGCGTACAGTCACCTACAGCCTCAGTTATGGGAAGCCCTAGACAAGGAGATCAGCCTCGCTGAATGTGACATATACAG TTACAATCCTGACCTGGATTCAGACCCATATGGGGAAGAAGGCAACCTGTGGTCCTTCAACTACTTCTTTTATAACAAAAGACTGAAGAGGATTGTGTTCTTCACATGCCGTTCTGTCAG TCTTTTCATGGCTCCACGAGACTCTGGCATCGGCACAGAATTGGATCTGGAGTTGGATGAGGGCAGCtatgaggaagaggaagaggggAACATGGATGAAGAGAG GTATGGTGCACTGTGTGCCTGA